The following is a genomic window from Candidatus Rokuibacteriota bacterium.
CGAAGGCCTTGGCGGCTGACGCCCGGCGGGCGCTGGGGGCCTACCGGTGGCCGGGCAACATCCGGGAGCTATCGAACGCGATGGAGCGGGTGACGCTGCTGGGGGAGGGGGCCGAGGTGACGGCGGAGATGCTCGGGCTCGCCGAGGCGGCGCCGGGCCGCCCCCCGGAAGCTCAGCCGGAGGCGGTCGCTCTGGAGGACCGGGTGGGTAGTGTCGAGCGCGCGCACCTCCTCGAGGCCCTTCGCGAGAGCGACTGGAACATCACGCGCGCGGCCTCCAGGCTCGGGATCTCGCGCAACACCCTTCGCTACCGGATCGAGAAGCACGGGCTCCGGCCCGGTGGGGTGCGGGCCCCGGTTCGCCGCGAGGCGGCTCGGCCCGCCGCGACGGCGCCGGCGGCGCCCGCGGTCCCGCCACCAGTCGTCGCCGCGCCGACGGGTGTGCGGTGGGAGCGCCGCCGGCTCACGCTCCTGCGCGCGGTGGTGGTGGCTCCGGCCGGGGAGCAGTCACCCCTCGAGACGAGCCGGCCGCTCGAGGTGCTCATCGAGAAAGTGCAGAGCTTCGGGGGCCGGGTCGAGGAGCTGAGCCCGACAGGTCTCATCGCGGCGTTCGGGCTGGAGCCGGCCGAGGATGCGCCCCGGCGGGCGGCCCACGCGGCGGCGGCGATCCAGAAGGCCGCGCAGCGCGCTCGACAGGGCGCCGCCGAGCAGGTCTGGGCGGTCAGGCTCGTGATCCATGTCAGCGAGGTCATGGTCGGCCGGGGCAACGGCAGGGTCGAGATCGACCTGGACAGTAAGCGCCAGGCGTGGACCGCGCTCGAAGAGATCGTGGCCGGGGCGGAGGCGGACACGATCTTCGTTACCCGCGCGGCGGCGTCCTTCCTCGAGCGTCGCTTTGACCTTGTCCCCGTGGGCGAGCCACCTGCGAAGGGGTACCGGCTCTGGGGGCGCGAGCGGGCGGGGCTCGGGCTCGGGGGTCGCATGGCGGCCTTCGTCGGGCGCCGGCAGGACCTGGAGCTCTTGCGGAGCCGGTTCGAGTCTGCGGCGCGAGGTCAGGGCCAGGTCGTCGGGGTGGTGGGGGAGGCAGGGATCGGCAAGTCGCGGCTCCTCTTCGAGTTCCGGCAGAGCTTCGCCGAGCAGGCGATCACGTATCTCGAGGGTCACTGCTTTTCGTACGCGAGCGATATCCCCTATTTCCCCGTGCTCGACATCCTCCGAATGAGCTGCGGGATCGCCGAAGCGGACACCCCCGAGACCATGGCAGAAAAAGTCCACGCGAGCCTCATGGCGGCGGCGATCGGTTCCGCTGAAGGGGCGCCATATCTCCTTCATCTCCTGGGATTAAAGGACGGCACGGACCAGCTGGCTGCGCTCAGTCCCGAAGCAATCAAAGCTCGGACCTTTGAAGCCCTCAGGCAGATGGGCCTCAGACTCAGTCGGCAAAATGCGCTCCTCATCGTGCTTGAGGATCTGCACTGGATCGACAGGACCTCGGAGGAGTACGTCGCGTCGCTTGTGGAGAGTGTCGCCGGCGCACGGATCCTGCTCGTCACGACCTATCGACCAGGGTATCGGCCATCCTGGATCGAAAAATCCTACGCGACCCAGATGGCGCTCCAGCCGCTCGCCCCCGAAGACAGCCTGAGCATCGTGCGCTCACTCCTCCGGGCGGAACGGGTCGCCGACTCTCTCGTCGAGCTGATCCTGGTCAAAGCGGAGGGCAATCCGTTCTTTCTCGAGGAACTGGCCCGGGCTGTACGCGAGCAGGGCGACCTTTCGCCGGCTCTTGAAGTGCCAGACACTGTCGAGGAGGTGCTCCTGGCCCGGATCGACCGGCTCCCTCCCGAAGAAAAGAGTCTTCTCCAGACTGCAGCCGTCATCGGCAAAGATATCCCGTTCCGCCTTCTGGAGGCGATCGTTGAAATGCCGGAGGATGCGCTTCGGAGCCGCCTCATGCACCTCCGGGCGGCCGAGTTCCTCTACGAGACAGGCCAGGGCACGGAGGTCGAGCACACCTTCAAGCATGCGCTGACCCATGACGTGGCGTATGCGAGCCTGTCCTCGGAGCGGCGCCGCGCCCTCCACGCCCGGGTTGTTGACGCGATAGAGCGGCTCCACCCGGGCCGGCTGGGTGAGCAAATCGAACGTATCGCCCATCACGCGTTCCGCGGCGAGGTGTGGGGAAAGGCTCTCACCTACCTCCGTCAGGCCGGCGCCAAGGCCGCGTTACGCTCGGCCCATCGCGAGGCCGTGACATGCTTCGAGCAGGCGCTGGTGGCGCTTGGACATCTCCCGGAAGACCACGACACAATTCGGCAGGGGATCGATCTCCGGTTCGGGCTCAAGACTTCGCTCACTCCGCTGGCAGAGTGGGCGCAGATCTTCGACTGCCTGCGCCAGGCGGAGAGCCTCGCGAAGGTGCTCGGCGATCAACCCCGGTTGGGGCGGGTGTCCGCTTACGCGAGCGACTGTTCACGGGTGATGGGAGATCACGAGCGCGCCATCGAGTCAGGCCGACGTGCCCTTGCCATTGCCGAGGTTCTTGAAGACTTCCCTCTCCGGGTCAATGCAAATACCTATCTGGGTCTTGGCTATTACGCCCGAGGCGACTATCGCCACGCGATTGAGTTCTTTAGGAAGAACGTGGAGTCGCTCGCTGGTGAACTGGTCCGAGAACAATTCGAAATGGCCCAGCCTCCCGCCGTCCACTCGCGTGTCTGGCTGGCGTGCTGCCTTGCCGAGGTTGGAGAGTTCACCGAGGGTGACCTAACAGCAGACGAAGCCCTGCGAATTGCTGGGTCCCTGGATCACCCGTTGAGCCTTGCCGTTGCGTATTTCGGGGTCGGCCAGCTTCACCTGCAGAAGGGAGACATCCAGGACGCCATCCGTGAACTCGAACAGGGTCTTGAGCTGAGCCGCACGTGGAACATTCAGCTCTGGTTCCTCAATATCGCTGCAGGTCTGGGCTCTGCGTATGCCCAGTCGGGACGCGCTCACGACGCCGTGCCTCTCCTAGAAGAAGTAGTCGGGCGCTCCGTCACGATGAGACGGACAGGCCTGCATGCGGGCCGGGTGGCGGCGCTGAGCGAGGCTTACCTGCTAGGAGGCGGGTTAGATGACGCGAGCCAACTTGCGCCGCGCGCCCTGGATCTCTCGCGGCAATACAAGGAACGGGGATGCGAGGCATGGACACTGCATCTCCTCGGGGAGATTGCCTCTCAGCGCGATCCCCTCGATGTAGAGAAGGCCGAGGACTACTACGCGCAGGCCAGCTCCCTCGCCGCAGAACTGGGGATGCGCCCGCTCTTGGCCCGGTGCCACTTTGCCCTCGGCAAGCTGTCTCGTCGCACGGTGCGGCGGTCAAACGCTGAACGACATCTGTCGGCCGCCGTCGCACTGTTCCGGGAGATGGGCATGCGGCTCTGGTTAGAGCAGACGCAGGCCGAACTGAGTGGCTTACGCTGAGGAGTCCTCCTCCGCGGCCTCAACTCGCAATGCGTGGATGTCGACTCCGTAGCGCTTGGCGAGGCGGCGAATTTCGAGGCGAATGGCTTCAGCCGCATGCCGATCCAGGTCGCCGCTGATCTCCAGGCGGTAAACCAGTTCGTGGGTATCCTTCTCCATAAGATCTCCGTTAGCTCCTGAAAAATAGATTCGTTTGTTGCTCTTTCTTCATCACGACTTTTGCCTTGAGCGCGCCGCTGAAGTTCGTCGTCACAAGCCGATCGACCTCCTGCTTGAAGCTCGTAAACTTCTTATCGAACTCTTGATACTCTGGGGAAGTCGCCGCGACCTGCGGAGCAGGGATCTCGATGATCACGACAACTTTTTCGTCGGGCCTGGGTGTTGGAGTCGTTGCGAAAGCCATGTGTCTCCCCCCTCGTGTCAACTATTGTGGACCGGCCCAGGGAAGTCGGTGCCTAACTTGGTTGCCTCGAGGATGCCGTCGAAGAACTCGTCAGCGTGGAAGATCCCGGGAAGCGTGTCGAGGTCTCTCAACATGTAATAGTCCTCAGCGACGTCGTACGGCTCATCGATGGCGGGCGGCTGGTCGAGCGCCAGGTGGACATACGTCACGGCCATATTGTATTTTCCTGTAAGATCGAAGAGGTTGGTTCCTGATATGAGACGGCCGGCATTGATCTCTGTGATCTGCCCGTGGCCGTGTGCATCGTCTTTGAGATCGACATCGAAGGCCCCAGAAGCATTCGGGTCGAGAGCCCGGATAGCCTCGGCGCTGGTCTCAACCAGGCGCGGCTCAACGACAATCTTCGCAAGAGCGGGGATGGAGGAGGCCCGACTGGGTCGGCTCTCGCCGCCGAAATAGGACAACCGCTCATAGGTCTTCACCAGGATGAGCTTTCCATT
Proteins encoded in this region:
- a CDS encoding sigma 54-interacting transcriptional regulator, encoding MAPFADLIGESPGVVAVREKISRLLKRPGEGRRLPPILIQGETGTGKGLLARGIHRAGPRAAGPFVDVNCAAIPETLLEAELFGFERGAFTDARQPKAGLFQAAHGGTIFLDEVGLLPETLQGKLLTVIEERVVRRLGSTRGEPVDVWIITASNEDLAAATRARRFREDLYHRLAVLTLWLPPLRERGQDILGLAEHFLARACADYELPPKALAADARRALGAYRWPGNIRELSNAMERVTLLGEGAEVTAEMLGLAEAAPGRPPEAQPEAVALEDRVGSVERAHLLEALRESDWNITRAASRLGISRNTLRYRIEKHGLRPGGVRAPVRREAARPAATAPAAPAVPPPVVAAPTGVRWERRRLTLLRAVVVAPAGEQSPLETSRPLEVLIEKVQSFGGRVEELSPTGLIAAFGLEPAEDAPRRAAHAAAAIQKAAQRARQGAAEQVWAVRLVIHVSEVMVGRGNGRVEIDLDSKRQAWTALEEIVAGAEADTIFVTRAAASFLERRFDLVPVGEPPAKGYRLWGRERAGLGLGGRMAAFVGRRQDLELLRSRFESAARGQGQVVGVVGEAGIGKSRLLFEFRQSFAEQAITYLEGHCFSYASDIPYFPVLDILRMSCGIAEADTPETMAEKVHASLMAAAIGSAEGAPYLLHLLGLKDGTDQLAALSPEAIKARTFEALRQMGLRLSRQNALLIVLEDLHWIDRTSEEYVASLVESVAGARILLVTTYRPGYRPSWIEKSYATQMALQPLAPEDSLSIVRSLLRAERVADSLVELILVKAEGNPFFLEELARAVREQGDLSPALEVPDTVEEVLLARIDRLPPEEKSLLQTAAVIGKDIPFRLLEAIVEMPEDALRSRLMHLRAAEFLYETGQGTEVEHTFKHALTHDVAYASLSSERRRALHARVVDAIERLHPGRLGEQIERIAHHAFRGEVWGKALTYLRQAGAKAALRSAHREAVTCFEQALVALGHLPEDHDTIRQGIDLRFGLKTSLTPLAEWAQIFDCLRQAESLAKVLGDQPRLGRVSAYASDCSRVMGDHERAIESGRRALAIAEVLEDFPLRVNANTYLGLGYYARGDYRHAIEFFRKNVESLAGELVREQFEMAQPPAVHSRVWLACCLAEVGEFTEGDLTADEALRIAGSLDHPLSLAVAYFGVGQLHLQKGDIQDAIRELEQGLELSRTWNIQLWFLNIAAGLGSAYAQSGRAHDAVPLLEEVVGRSVTMRRTGLHAGRVAALSEAYLLGGGLDDASQLAPRALDLSRQYKERGCEAWTLHLLGEIASQRDPLDVEKAEDYYAQASSLAAELGMRPLLARCHFALGKLSRRTVRRSNAERHLSAAVALFREMGMRLWLEQTQAELSGLR